The Solanum lycopersicum chromosome 9, SLM_r2.1 genome window below encodes:
- the LOC138338511 gene encoding uncharacterized protein produces MWAMKKLKIDWSEAAEQRLIGLIELDEFRLKAYESSTLYKEKMKKMRLFTGKLKSKWTGPYLVTQLFPHGAFELETNEVLGFKVNGQRIKIYLGHAESSDKVIEAYHLDEV; encoded by the exons atgtgggctatgaagaagttaaaaatagattggagcgaagctgcagaacaaCGGTTAATTGGGTTGattgaacttgatgaatttcgcctgaaagcttatgaaagctcaaccctatacaaagaaaagatgaagaa GATGCGCTTGTTtacgggcaagctcaagtccaaatggactggtccttacttggttacccaactattccctcatggagcatttgagttggaaactaacgAGGTTTTggggttcaaggtgaatggacaacgcataaaaatctatctcgggcatgctgaatcatCGGAtaaagtgatcgaggcataccatcttgatgaagtctga